In Ciconia boyciana chromosome 3, ASM3463844v1, whole genome shotgun sequence, a genomic segment contains:
- the DYNLT1 gene encoding dynein light chain Tctex-type 1 translates to MDDFQSGEETSFVVDEVSSIIKEAIESAIGGNAYQHSKVNQWTTSVVEQTLSQLTKLGKPFKYIVTCVIMQKNGAGLHTASSCFWDNSSDGTCTVRWENKTMYCIVSAFGLAI, encoded by the exons ATGGACGACTTCCAGTCGGGGGAGGAG ACTTCCTTTGTTGTTGATGAAGTCAGTAGCATCATTAAAGAG GCCATAGAAAGTGCGATAGGTGGCAATGCCTACCAGCACAGCAAAGTGAACCAGTGGACAACAAGTGTGGTGGAACAAACGCTAAGCCAACtcacaaagctggggaagccTTTCAAGTATATTG TGACCTGTGTGATTATGCAAAAGAATGGTGCTGGGCTACATACAGCAAGCTCTTGCTTCTGGGACAACTCCAGTGATG gaACCTGCACTGTGAGATGGGAGAATAAGACTATGTACTGTATTGTCAGTGCCTTTGGACTTGCAATATAA